Genomic segment of Syntrophorhabdaceae bacterium:
TTATCAGTATCCGGCGTACACTTGGGTCACCTATCATCCTTTATCCAGGTTGCATGATTCTTGGTGAGAGGCCCATTATTGTCCCTCACGAGGTCGCAATCGCCTCCACGTTCTTACCCGGGCTCTCCCGCCACGTATTGTGTCATTCCTTCAGATCGTTATGCAATCCGGATCGAATACCTCCTTTTTCTTCATGAGTGTCCATCAGAGACATCTAGGTCCCTGATCGGGGACGTAGTTGACTGACGTGACTAATTCTCCCCTTGCAGGTATGCAAAAAAATGGGATCATACGGAGAAAGATGATAAGTCATGATAGTCGACTACGTCCCCGATCTCTGCAGAACACGCTAATTGGTATGATCTACTTTCTTTGTCGAAGGTGTTGTTCGACAATCAGATTGACCGTCTCTTGGTGCTAGACATGTTCTTTATTGTTCCTTTGGTCCCGACCTTCTGCATCGCTTTTGCTGCCTTCGGCATATCCTTTTGCGGAACTTGAAGAACCTTTTGCGGTTTTCCGCTGGCCTTGAGACGCCGTGCGGCTTTCTCCAAAGCTGATTGGGAACCGCTCCGCTCGATCTCTGTGGCTTTCTTCTGTGTGGCGGCATCAAGACGACGCCCACGAGAAAGTGGTACTTCGGTTTTCCCGCCACGTCCCGCTGCGGACCCTTTGGCACGTTTGTGACTTGATGTTTCAGCCATTGTCATTCCTCCTTTTTTCTTCCGTCGAACTTATTTTGTCATTTGCACAGCCATTGCCTTAATTATCCATGAGCACAGGTAAATTCCACTTCAAAGTGCACCACAAATAGCCTGACGGTATACCTCATAAGGTGTCTGGTAGTTGAGGCGCTTCCCCTCCGCAAAGTTCTTTTTTTGTTCTCATTCGGCAATTGGCAATTGCAAATCGGCAATTGGATTATTTGTCTCCCTCCCGCATATAATCAATTGTGTTCCAATCCCCTTTCAATTTCAAGTCAAAACTTCCCGGTTATATCGTTATTGACTTTTATTAAACCAGAACGTCTCCATCCCGTCATTCACCGGGTGGTTATCAGGATGTTTCACCCTCATCACATTGCGGCATCTTAATGATGTCCCCGCCTTATTTTCCAGGATCACATAACAATCGGCAAATATCACCGAGGTGCCACTTCAATGGCTGCCTTATGCTACCACCCATTCATCCGGCTGGACATCCCTGGCTTTATATTGACCCGTAGAAGGGTCCCTGAGCCATTCCTTGAGATACACCAGATGTTTTCCATCATCAGAGCGAAGTTCTGTTTCAACAAATGTGCACCTTTGTGTGTCATTCGTCCAGGCACCCGAATTGGCGTAGATCCGATTATCTTCAGGAGGGATCTCATCCGGCGGGTATGGGCTGTTGGAGTATGATGCGAGGCGGTAATCATGGGTATGGCCGCAGACAACTATCTTGACATCCTCGCGCCGAAGGGTTACCAGACGTGTAGCCTGATCAAGGTTGCCCGCGTCGCTCAAGATAGCATTGAGAGGGCCGACATTGTCGGGGTGATTATCGGGCCATGCATCATAAATGTTAGAGTACCGTGTCTTAATCTCTTCCCACATTATTTTTCCTGGTATACCGTCGAACCCATTCATAACAGCGCCTTCCTGGCCATAGGCATGATTCGAAACAAGAGTGTTGAATAGGTTCATGAGGACAGTATCTACAAGACCACCGACCTTTGCTTCCGGATCTTTGGCTTCCGGGACCTCGCTGAAGACATGTTCGATCCATTCCTTGAAGACCTGTGGCAGGCTCAGCATGCTACCCGTTCTCAATGCTTCCTCGGCGTTGATGCGGGTTATGAAGTATCCTAAAGGAAGATGACTTCCTGCAAATCCGCTGCCCGATCCTGCCGGATGAGGTGCATTAAACATACCGTACCAATGGCCATGTTCTGCCCAGATACCGTCAGCACGGTAGACGTAATGTCCATCTTTGGAGTCCGGGTAACGTATACCCGGAAAGATCTCGTTGACTACAGATTTGTCCGCAAACATGTCATGGTTCCCCGGCACATAGACCAGCCTGTCTTGGGAGGCAAGCTTCCTGAGAGTTTCAATAACCGGCAGGTTTTGAGTGGCCACGGCAATCTTTCTGTATTGCTCACCCTTAGGAAGAGGCGCAGGATAAGGAGGTTCCGTCGGATCGAACTGAGCAGGGCACACCCACTCGTCGAAAAAGTCTCCGACAATCACCACTTCAGTCACGGAAGTGTCGCTGAAGCAGTATTCTTCCAAAAACCTCCTCAATATTTCCGGCCGATCAGTGTCAGGTGATGAATCAGGGTGATAAAACCAACAGTAATTTTGGAATTCAGGGACCTGGTTTGCACTACGCTTGTCACCCATATGAATGTCGCTGATAAAGATTCGTTTGCTACTCATTGTATACTCCCTTTTGATGATTGGGGAACCCTTGGAGTCAGGTCTTGTTTTTTGCAAGCGCCCCAAATAGGTCAATTCCCTGCTCCCTCCCCATATAATCCATTGTGTTCCAATCCCCTTTCGAGCCGTTGGGGTCAGGAATGAGCGGAAAAGGCGCCCTTCAATAATTCAATAACTGTCTCCCAGCCAAAATATTTATTATCAGTTGATTTATCCCCCATTAGCCCACCCCTTTTTTAATCTTCCTCTAAACGTCATAAAAATGCAATGAAATTTTCTGCCGGTGGTTACATCAAAAAATCACCTCTGCCAATAAAAACAAAAAAAACCACAATTAAAAGTAATTGAAATATTGAAGGATGTCCCCTTATCGTAAGCGATCGGCTGGATTGGCTTTGTTACGCAATTATTTCATTCAACCCTTCTATGGCCTGATTCAACTCTTCCGGAGATGCTTCACCGATGATTTTACCGATCCTCTCAACGGACAATGTTCGGATTTGACTGATTTTGAGCCATGATTTCTTGGGTAAATTGGGAGACTTCAGTTCAAGGGTTAACGGGAATCCAGCTTTTTGCGGCTGGCCTGTAATGGCCACAGCGATGACTGTACCTGAGCGTTTATTAAAAATGTCGTGGCTCAAAATGAGCACGGGGCGCAAGCCAGCCTGTTCATGTCCCCGCACGGGATTCAAATCCGCCCACCGGATTTCACCTCTCAATATTCTGGCCATTGGGTCACATCCTCATCTAAGCCTTCTTCCGCCATAGCTTTTTCAAATTTCGGATTAAGTTTTGCACATTCCATAGATAGCCGGCTGCGCTTCATTCGGGCGAGTTTTTCGCGCACAGCATCGCGGATTGCCTGGCTGCGATTTTGAAAATAATTTTCTTCGACTAGTCTATCCAATTCACCGATAAATTCGGCGTCCAATGTGATTGCTATTTTTGCCTTTCCCATAATCAACCTCCTTCTTTGGTATTCCATTATATCATACCAGAGAAAAGGGATTCAAATTTAATTTTGTTTCCCTTTGGCGTAACAACAAAATCAGCGGCGGCTGTAAGCCGTCCACCGGATTGCCTCGTTGGGCAATAAGTTCACTTTGAACCAACGTCCCCTTCATTCCTTTTCTATACCGGTGGGGAAGCACTCTGTCACGTCAGTCAACTACGTCCCTCATAGTACATTGTATATAATATGGATGTTTGCGGAAAGTTCAGTCAATAGCCTTTGTATGAGAAGACAATTTCGTTTGATCGAGACGGAAAACATGCGTGCTGCCGACGGCGAACTCGACCTGAACGTCGTTGACAGCTAGCGAGATCGGCTGGACACCCGCAGCCTTGTGTCCCCGTACTGTGAACGTTTCGCGAGTGAGCCTGAGATCCAGTGAATGCCCCCGATACCGCATACTGAGATCAAGGCGTTCAAGTCTCTCGGGAAGCTGCGGGCTGAACCGCAGGACGTCACCCGTGATCTGCACACCCGTCAGTACGCGCTGGATAAGGTCGACGGTACCTGCCATGGCGCCGAGGTGCACACCCTCCTCGGTTGTGCCCTGCTGGATGTCGCTGACGTCGCTTTGCAGTGCCTCCGCAAAATAAATCATTGCGCGGGCACGATCCGACCGGGCCAGGACCCATGCGTGCACAACGCGGGATAGCGTCGATCCATGAGATGAGCGCGAATCGTAGTACTCGACGTTGCGCGGAATCGTTTCGTACTCGAAGGGATAACCAAGATGAACGAACAGTTCGCGCAGTTCATCCGCAGAGAACTGATAGAACAGCATGAGGACATCCGCCTGCTTCGAGACCTTGTACCGGTTTGGAGTGTCATTCTCCGCTTCAAGGATCAGGTCCAGGCGCTGTATGTTGCCGTACCGCTTGCGATAGTCGTCCCAGTCGAGCTCGGCCAGTGACTCATAGCCCTCGAATTGGCTGATGATACCGTCGTCGTGAAAGGGTACGAACATGCGGCGGCTGACGTCGTCCCAGAGGGCGGCATCCTGCGCAGTCACGCCGAGCTTCGCAACGAGTTCAGCGCGCCGAATGTCGGGCATAAGATCGAGCACGTCGAGCGCCCTGCGCAACACCCAAACAGCCATAATATTCGTGTAGGCGTTATTATTGAGACCGGGAGCGGATGAGTCCGGATACCGCTCGTGAAACTCATCGGGCCCGACGACCCCCAGCAGCTCGTAACGTGCCTTTTGTTCATTGAACGTCGCCATGCTGGACCAGAAGCGCGCGATCTCTATGATGAGCTCCGCCCCATAGAACTGCAGGAACTCGTGGTCGTGCGTGACCTGGAAGTATTGCCACACGTTCCACGCGACCGCACTTCCCACATGGCGCTGCAGATACGAGCTATCCGGCTTCCAACGCTTCGAATGGGGGTTTAGATTGAGTTCCTGGGTTTCCTCCCGTCCGTCGCTGCCGCTTTGCCACGGAAACATGGCGCCGGCAAAGCTGAGATCCCTGGCCGCTGCGCGGGCCCGATCGAGACG
This window contains:
- a CDS encoding ribbon-helix-helix domain-containing protein, which translates into the protein MGKAKIAITLDAEFIGELDRLVEENYFQNRSQAIRDAVREKLARMKRSRLSMECAKLNPKFEKAMAEEGLDEDVTQWPEY
- a CDS encoding type II toxin-antitoxin system PemK/MazF family toxin, with product MARILRGEIRWADLNPVRGHEQAGLRPVLILSHDIFNKRSGTVIAVAITGQPQKAGFPLTLELKSPNLPKKSWLKISQIRTLSVERIGKIIGEASPEELNQAIEGLNEIIA
- a CDS encoding metallophosphoesterase, producing the protein MSSKRIFISDIHMGDKRSANQVPEFQNYCWFYHPDSSPDTDRPEILRRFLEEYCFSDTSVTEVVIVGDFFDEWVCPAQFDPTEPPYPAPLPKGEQYRKIAVATQNLPVIETLRKLASQDRLVYVPGNHDMFADKSVVNEIFPGIRYPDSKDGHYVYRADGIWAEHGHWYGMFNAPHPAGSGSGFAGSHLPLGYFITRINAEEALRTGSMLSLPQVFKEWIEHVFSEVPEAKDPEAKVGGLVDTVLMNLFNTLVSNHAYGQEGAVMNGFDGIPGKIMWEEIKTRYSNIYDAWPDNHPDNVGPLNAILSDAGNLDQATRLVTLRREDVKIVVCGHTHDYRLASYSNSPYPPDEIPPEDNRIYANSGAWTNDTQRCTFVETELRSDDGKHLVYLKEWLRDPSTGQYKARDVQPDEWVVA